In one Mycobacterium sp. NBC_00419 genomic region, the following are encoded:
- a CDS encoding UDP-N-acetylmuramoyl-tripeptide--D-alanyl-D-alanine ligase, with protein MIPLTIARIAEIVGGELADISPADAARIQVTGTVEFDSRALGPGGLFLALPGARSDGHDFAAAAVEAGAVAVLAARPVGVPAIVVPPAVAADAGAGVLEHDSDGSGAAVLAALATLAAAVATELAEGGLRIIGITGSSGKTSTKDLIAAVLRPLGEVVAPPGSFNNELGHPWTVLRATADTDFLVLEMSARHPGNIAALAAIARPSIAAVLNVGTAHLGEFGSREIIAETKSELVQALPSTGVAVLNADDPYVAAMDAKTVARVVRVGRGDGAERGHRRLDVRAENVELDELARPRFTLATADGSVDVALAVHGEHQVSNSLSAAAIALECGASLAQVAAALAGAGPASRHRMEVHTRADGVTVVNDAYNANPDSMRAGLQALAVMARPQGRRSWAVLGEMGELGEDSITEHDRIGRLAVRLDISRLVVVGTGRPMSAMHHGAVMEGSWGSESIMVPDADAALELLRAELEPGDVVLVKASNAAGLSTLAEALVTTP; from the coding sequence GTGATCCCGTTGACCATCGCCAGGATCGCCGAGATCGTCGGCGGTGAACTTGCCGACATCAGCCCGGCCGATGCCGCCCGGATCCAGGTGACCGGCACCGTCGAGTTCGACTCCCGGGCGCTGGGCCCCGGTGGCCTGTTCCTGGCGCTGCCGGGTGCCCGCTCCGACGGGCACGACTTCGCCGCGGCCGCGGTCGAGGCGGGGGCGGTCGCGGTGCTGGCCGCCCGGCCGGTCGGCGTCCCGGCCATCGTGGTGCCGCCGGCGGTCGCCGCCGACGCGGGTGCCGGTGTGCTCGAACACGACTCCGACGGCTCGGGGGCGGCGGTGCTGGCCGCATTGGCCACACTCGCCGCCGCGGTCGCCACCGAACTGGCCGAGGGCGGCCTGAGGATCATCGGGATCACCGGCTCGTCGGGCAAGACCTCGACGAAGGACCTCATCGCCGCGGTGCTGCGCCCGCTCGGCGAGGTGGTGGCCCCGCCCGGCTCGTTCAACAACGAACTCGGTCACCCGTGGACGGTGCTGCGGGCCACCGCCGACACCGACTTCCTGGTTCTCGAGATGTCGGCGCGCCATCCGGGCAACATCGCCGCCCTTGCCGCCATCGCGCGTCCTTCGATCGCGGCCGTCCTGAACGTCGGTACCGCCCACCTGGGTGAATTCGGCTCGCGAGAGATCATCGCTGAGACGAAATCGGAACTGGTACAAGCACTTCCGTCCACTGGCGTGGCGGTGCTCAACGCTGACGACCCGTACGTGGCGGCGATGGACGCCAAGACCGTCGCACGCGTGGTGCGGGTCGGCCGCGGCGACGGCGCCGAGCGAGGCCATCGGCGATTGGACGTCCGCGCCGAGAACGTCGAACTCGACGAGCTGGCCCGGCCCCGCTTCACCCTGGCGACCGCCGACGGATCCGTCGACGTCGCGCTGGCGGTGCACGGCGAGCACCAGGTGAGCAACTCGCTGTCGGCGGCGGCGATCGCCCTGGAGTGCGGAGCGAGCCTGGCCCAGGTGGCTGCGGCGCTGGCCGGCGCGGGCCCGGCGTCGCGGCACCGAATGGAGGTGCACACCCGCGCTGACGGGGTGACCGTGGTCAACGACGCCTACAACGCCAACCCCGACTCGATGCGCGCCGGACTGCAGGCGCTGGCGGTGATGGCGCGCCCGCAGGGCAGGCGCAGCTGGGCGGTTCTGGGCGAGATGGGGGAACTCGGAGAAGACTCGATAACTGAACACGACCGCATCGGCCGGCTGGCGGTGCGCTTAGATATCAGTCGACTTGTCGTCGTCGGAACCGGGAGGCCTATGAGCGCCATGCACCACGGGGCGGTCATGGAGGGTTCCTGGGGTTCGGAGTCCATCATGGTCCCCGATGCCGACGCCGCCCTGGAGTTGCTGCGTGCCGAGCTGGAGCCCGGCGACGTCGTCCTGGTCAAGGCGTCCAACGCTGCGGGCCTGAGCACGCTGGCCGAAGCGTTGGTGACGACTCCATGA
- a CDS encoding UDP-N-acetylmuramoyl-L-alanyl-D-glutamate--2,6-diaminopimelate ligase produces MTNPLRPRTTPALALPTLATRIGAVPANGGAVPEVRITGVTLRGQESVPGDLFAALPGSSSHGAAFAGDAVQRGAVAILTDADGLAVIHGGLGEPTPVPVLVHPNPRAVLGELASAVYGHPSDRVVVLGVTGTSGKTTTTHLIEAGLVSAQRVPGMVGTVGVRIAGRDVPSALTTPEAPALQALLAVMAEQGVDTAVMEVSSHALELGRVDGIRFAVGGFTNLSRDHLDFHPTMEAYFEAKAKLFDPGSAVHAERAVVCVDDEAGRAMARRAGQVVTVSADGHPADWRAQDITVLDNGVQEFTAQDPAGVHHRLRLRLPGRFNVANALLALAMLDAVGVSPEQASPGLREASVPGRLEAIERGQEFLAVVDYAHKPGALQAVLDTLRRPDSRLAVVFGAGGDRDPGKREPMGRIAAELADLVVVTDDNPRDEDPASIRAAILAGVAQNGSPAEVVEIGDRRAAIRHAVGWARRGDVVVIAGKGHEKGQTGGGQTRPFDDREELALALEALGAAP; encoded by the coding sequence ATGACCAACCCCCTGCGGCCCCGTACGACACCGGCCTTGGCACTGCCGACGCTGGCCACCCGGATCGGTGCCGTACCGGCCAACGGCGGCGCTGTCCCCGAGGTCCGGATCACCGGGGTCACGCTGCGTGGGCAGGAGTCCGTGCCCGGCGACCTGTTCGCGGCGCTGCCCGGATCGTCGTCGCACGGCGCCGCCTTCGCCGGCGACGCCGTGCAGCGCGGCGCGGTGGCGATCCTCACCGACGCGGACGGTCTGGCCGTGATCCATGGCGGGCTCGGCGAGCCCACCCCGGTGCCGGTTCTGGTGCATCCGAACCCGCGGGCGGTGCTCGGTGAGCTGGCCTCCGCGGTGTACGGCCACCCCTCGGACCGGGTCGTCGTCCTCGGCGTCACCGGCACCTCCGGCAAGACCACGACGACACACCTGATCGAGGCCGGCCTGGTCTCGGCGCAACGGGTGCCCGGGATGGTCGGCACGGTCGGGGTCCGCATCGCCGGGCGCGACGTGCCCAGCGCGCTGACCACGCCGGAAGCGCCCGCTCTCCAAGCGCTGCTGGCGGTCATGGCCGAGCAGGGCGTGGACACCGCGGTGATGGAAGTGTCCAGCCACGCACTGGAACTCGGCCGGGTGGACGGCATCCGGTTCGCCGTCGGCGGGTTCACCAACCTCTCGCGCGACCACCTCGACTTCCACCCGACGATGGAGGCCTACTTCGAGGCCAAGGCCAAACTGTTCGACCCGGGCTCTGCCGTACATGCGGAGCGGGCGGTGGTCTGCGTGGACGACGAGGCGGGCCGGGCGATGGCGCGGCGCGCCGGCCAGGTGGTGACCGTCAGCGCCGACGGCCACCCCGCCGACTGGCGCGCACAGGACATCACCGTGCTCGACAACGGCGTTCAGGAGTTCACCGCGCAGGACCCCGCCGGGGTGCACCACCGGCTGCGCCTCCGGCTGCCCGGCCGCTTCAACGTCGCCAATGCCCTTCTCGCACTGGCGATGCTCGATGCCGTCGGGGTGTCACCCGAGCAGGCGTCGCCCGGTCTGCGCGAGGCATCGGTGCCGGGCCGGCTGGAGGCGATCGAGCGCGGGCAAGAGTTCCTCGCCGTCGTCGACTACGCCCACAAACCCGGTGCGCTGCAGGCGGTGCTGGACACGTTGCGCAGGCCCGATTCGCGGCTGGCCGTGGTGTTCGGTGCCGGGGGAGACCGCGACCCGGGTAAGCGTGAACCCATGGGGCGCATCGCCGCCGAACTGGCGGACCTGGTGGTCGTCACCGACGACAACCCCCGCGACGAGGACCCGGCGTCGATCCGCGCCGCCATCCTGGCCGGCGTCGCACAGAACGGCTCACCGGCTGAGGTCGTCGAGATCGGCGACCGGCGCGCGGCCATCCGGCACGCCGTCGGGTGGGCACGCCGCGGCGACGTGGTGGTGATCGCGGGCAAGGGGCATGAGAAAGGCCAGACCGGCGGGGGTCAGACCCGTCCGTTCGACGACCGCGAGGAACTGGCCCTGGCACTCGAAGCGTTGGGAGCCGCACCGTGA
- a CDS encoding peptidoglycan D,D-transpeptidase FtsI family protein, with translation MSRSPKPGPRAAGSSRKRAALPAKAPATGQGHAATARRTRQATETESRTAGFAFRHRAGNVVILVALLVAAAQLFNLQVPKAAGLRAEAASQLKVTDVEKAVRGSIVDRNNDKLAFTIEARALTFQPAKIKKQLAEAKQASPSAPDPDKRLAEIAKDVSAKLGNKPDAATLLKKLRSNEPFVYLARAVDPAIATAIIKKFPEVGAERQDLRQYPGGALAANIVGGIDWDGHGLLGLEDAMDSQLAGTDGSITYDRGSDGVVIPGSYRNKHDAVDGSTVQLTLDDDIQFYVQQQVQQAKDVSGAKNVSAVVLDAKTGEVLAMSNDDTFDPSQDIGRQADREMGNLAVTSPFEPGSVNKIVTASSVIEYGLSNPDEVLQVPGSIDMGGVTVGDAWAHGVMPYTTTGVFGKSSNVGTLMLAQRVGPERYYDMLGKFGLGQRTGVGLPGESSGLVPPIDQWSGSSFSNLPIGQGLSMTLLQMAGMYQAVANDGVRIPPRILKATIAEDGTRTEEPRPAGIRVVSPDTARTVRNMLRAVVQRDPMGYQQGTGAAAAVEGYQIAGKTGTAQQINPACGCYYSDVYWITFAGMAPADDPRYVIGIMMDNPQRNADGSAGHSAAPLFHNIAAWLLQRENVPLSADPGPPLTLQAM, from the coding sequence CGGGCCGCCGGCAGCAGCAGGAAGCGCGCTGCGCTGCCCGCGAAGGCACCCGCCACCGGCCAGGGACACGCCGCCACGGCACGTCGCACCCGTCAGGCCACCGAAACCGAATCGCGCACAGCCGGATTCGCGTTCCGCCACCGGGCAGGCAACGTCGTCATCCTGGTGGCGCTGCTCGTCGCCGCCGCACAGCTGTTCAACCTTCAGGTGCCCAAGGCCGCGGGTCTTCGGGCCGAGGCGGCCAGCCAGCTCAAGGTCACCGATGTCGAGAAGGCGGTGCGCGGCAGCATCGTCGACCGCAACAACGACAAGCTGGCCTTCACCATCGAGGCCAGGGCGCTGACCTTCCAGCCCGCCAAGATCAAAAAGCAACTCGCCGAGGCCAAGCAGGCCTCGCCGTCGGCTCCGGACCCCGACAAACGGCTGGCGGAGATCGCCAAGGATGTCTCGGCCAAGCTCGGCAACAAGCCCGATGCCGCCACACTGCTCAAGAAGCTGCGCAGCAACGAGCCTTTCGTCTATCTCGCCCGCGCGGTCGACCCGGCGATCGCCACCGCGATCATCAAGAAATTCCCCGAGGTGGGCGCCGAACGACAGGATCTGCGCCAGTATCCCGGCGGGGCCCTGGCGGCCAATATCGTCGGCGGCATCGACTGGGACGGGCACGGCCTGCTCGGCCTCGAGGACGCGATGGACTCCCAGCTCGCCGGCACCGACGGCTCCATCACCTATGACCGCGGCTCCGACGGAGTGGTGATTCCGGGCAGCTACCGCAACAAGCACGACGCCGTCGACGGCTCGACCGTGCAGCTGACCCTCGACGACGACATCCAGTTCTACGTCCAGCAGCAGGTTCAGCAGGCCAAGGACGTCTCCGGCGCCAAGAACGTCTCCGCGGTGGTGCTCGACGCCAAGACCGGCGAAGTGCTGGCGATGTCCAACGACGACACCTTCGACCCGAGCCAGGACATCGGCCGTCAGGCCGACAGGGAGATGGGCAACCTGGCGGTCACCTCGCCGTTCGAGCCGGGGTCGGTCAACAAGATCGTCACCGCGTCCTCGGTCATCGAGTACGGCCTGTCCAATCCCGACGAGGTCCTGCAGGTGCCCGGTTCGATCGACATGGGTGGGGTGACCGTCGGTGACGCCTGGGCGCACGGCGTGATGCCCTACACCACGACCGGCGTGTTCGGTAAGTCGTCCAACGTGGGCACCCTGATGCTCGCGCAGCGGGTCGGGCCGGAACGCTACTACGACATGCTCGGTAAGTTCGGCCTCGGCCAGCGCACCGGCGTCGGCCTGCCCGGTGAAAGCTCCGGCCTGGTCCCGCCCATCGACCAGTGGTCAGGCAGCTCGTTCTCCAATCTTCCTATCGGCCAGGGTCTTTCGATGACCCTGCTGCAGATGGCGGGGATGTACCAGGCGGTCGCCAACGATGGTGTGCGCATCCCGCCGCGCATCCTCAAGGCCACCATCGCCGAAGACGGCACCCGCACCGAGGAGCCGCGGCCCGCCGGTATCCGGGTGGTCTCGCCCGACACCGCCCGCACGGTCCGCAACATGCTGCGCGCCGTCGTGCAGCGCGACCCGATGGGCTACCAGCAGGGCACCGGTGCCGCCGCGGCGGTCGAGGGCTACCAGATCGCGGGCAAGACCGGCACCGCCCAGCAGATCAATCCCGCCTGCGGCTGCTACTACAGCGACGTCTACTGGATCACCTTCGCCGGGATGGCCCCGGCCGACGATCCGCGCTACGTCATCGGCATCATGATGGACAACCCGCAACGCAATGCCGACGGCTCGGCCGGACACTCGGCGGCGCCGCTGTTCCACAACATCGCCGCCTGGCTGTTGCAGCGGGAGAACGTCCCGTTGTCGGCCGACCCCGGACCGCCGCTGACCCTGCAGGCCATGTAG